TTACATTTAGTTTTCAAGCACTTTATTGAAATTTGATCTATGCACTTTCTAGCGAGCTTTCAGTTAATTTGAGATCAAATCTTCATATTGCTTACTAAGTTTGTATTTCCTTCCTCTATTGGAAAAATCTATAATCTCAATAAACCCCATTTCCACCCACTTTTTACAAAGTTGCGCACTGGTGCGAGGCTTAAAATTAAATAGTTCGCCAACCTGACTAGCTGTAATCATGGAAAATTCCCCAAAGAGCTCAAGAGCTTTGCGTTGTTTAGGATCAAGCTTACGTATAAGATCAGTCTGATCAGCGTGGTATTCTTCTTTATTTATACGTTGTAAAACGTTCTCAAATGAATTTACCATACCTTCTACGAAATACTCCACCCACTTAGTGATATCTGCTTCAGCTCGTCCCATGTAATAGTTGTGCGATGGCCCTACACTAATTGCTTCGTAATATGCTCCTAGATTTTTAGCATAATATTCTTCCAATGAGTAAAGTCCTTTTAGGTCATATCCACCAAGGTATAAAATTAATGTAGTCAGCAATCTTGCAGTACGACCGTTACCATCATAGTAAGGGTGAATTGTTACAAATTGATAATGAGCAATACCTGCAATAATTGGGTAAGGCACTTGTTCACTGTCACGAATCCAATCAATCATACTGCTCATGAGCTTTGGTACATCCTTTGCTTCAGGTGGCATATAAATTATTGCACGTGTACGACTGTCACGAATAACGTTTTGACCATCTCGATAAGGTGTTGGCTTCACTTTAGATTTTCCACTTGCCATTACTAGGGCATGAAGCGTTTGAATGGCTTTCTCAGTAATAGGGATCGTTCTCGCTGCCCATTGTTCAACTTGAGTTAAAGCTGCATAATATCCTTTAACCTCATTTTCATCTCTCCTATATTTTGGAAAGTGGCTTTTACCACTTAAAACCTCTTCAATCTGTTTAGGCTCAAGTCGATTTCCTTCAATCATAGTAGAATAGTGTGTGGTATAAAGCCGTGCAGTTTCACGAAGAGACGAAAGCATCGATACAGTGAGTGGCAAATGTAACACTTTTTCTTTTGCTGCTTCAATCCTCATAAGGCAATTAGCAATTTTAGAAGTAATTGTATAATTTGGTATCGGCATAATATCTGCATTACATTACCCTTATATTATGCTGATAAAATGCAGATAATGCAACATTCACACGACGCCGACCATAAACAGCAATAAATTCGGCTGATTGAGAAAGAAGTTTGTCTTGTAGAATAGCTATTTCTTTTTCTCTACCAATTGTCGGTTCACTCATATGTTTATTCCGCGAAAAATAATACACAGCGGAAACAACTTAAATCTATGCTCCGCGCACCTCTGCTGTTTGCATCTTAAACTTTCTGATTAGTTTTGCGCTTAGTTTTTATTGTTAAAGTTTGCATTTGAGGCAAAACTGGTTATAAAATACACTTGATATAAATGTTTTCATATATTAATATTAGATGCTTCTTTTAATATACAGATAAATGTGTACTAAAGTTTTATGTTGTAGGTTTTTAAATAAATTGTATGTCTAGAATATCGTTTTTATTGATTTTAATAATAGCAATAGCAAGCTTGCCGATAATAAATAATTGGCTTGCAAAACGCAATCAACCCCTGAGCGATGATTATATAGGTGAGAAATCAGATAATTATATAAGTAGAAATTTTGATAAGATCGTAAAAACTCCCAAAGAAGAGTCGATTAAAAGTAGTTACGCTGCTCGAGATAATGTAACCAAAAGTAAAATTTCACAATACAAGGATCAAATATTTGACCTTACTTATCCTTACTCCGGAAATGAAAATAGTAGTGTTGTAGCTGCAGGCTTCTTTGACTATTCTTGTGGATATTGCAAGACTATAAAAGACGATATAAAACAGTTAATTAACGACGGTAAAATTAAGTATATCTTTAGGGATGCTCCAATACTTGGTAATGACTCTTTAAGGGCAGCAAAAAGCGCTTTAGCTGTTTACTTTATTGATAAAGAAAAATATTTCGACTTTCACTATTCTGCTTTAAGTCACAAAGGAGGATTTTCAGACGAAAGCATATTGGATATAGTGAAAAGCATAGGAATTGATGAGGATGATTTTAATAGTTCCATGAAAAATAATGCAGACAAGATTGAGCAAATGATAAATGGCAGTAAGCTCCTAGTAAGAGATTTGGGAGTAGGTGGCACACCTTTTTTAATAATAGGAGATAGCCTGTTCATAGGAGCAACTGATTTGAATGTATTACGCAAAAAAGTAGATGAATTAAGTCACAAGCAAGATTAGTTTCAATTGCCATAAAATTTTATTTTTTTGCTTGACAACTCAAATGAACCTGAGTATAGTAATTGCATAGCTGTACGAATATTCATTTTTGAAGGTAAATTGCACAGCAAATGGTGTCATTCCAGTCTGGAATCCAGAAGTTTTTCTTATAACTGAGCTGATGAGCTAAAGGTAGTTGTCTTACGCTAAAACAAACGTTTTTAATTAAGTTGCATAGAAGTTGGATCCCAGTGTCTGGGCACTGGCCCACTGGTGGCCCAAACTACAACGTTCGTACAGTTGTGATAGTAATTGTGGGTATGACAGCAGTTTAACTCAGTGGTCTCATCCACTTTCCATAGCGTCATTTACTATGTGAAACGCTTTCAAATTATAACATTTTTTTCAACCAAACTATTTCATTTTTACAGGAGGACATATGTCATTCACAGAAATTAGATTTCCAGAAAATATATCTTATGGTTCCGCTGGAGGACCGGAATTTTCCACTGACGTTGTAACAACTCATAACGGTTGTGAACAGCGCAACATCAATTGGTCTCATGCACGCACTAGATACAACATAGCTTACGGGGTCAGATCAAACGAGCAGCTAACAGAACTCATAACATTTTTTCATGCACGAAAAGGTAAAGCAATAGGGTTTCGTTTTAAGGATTGGTCAGATTTTATAGCCATTAATCAAGAGATTGGTATAGGAGACGATAAAAAAACGACCTTTCAACTGATGAAAACTTACATAAGTGGAAAAGACAAACATACACGTATGATCAAAAAGCCAGTGCATGATACAATAAAAATTTACTTAGATGGTGAAAAGACAGAAAAATATTCAGTGAATTATTCAACGGGAGAAATCACGTTTATCAAACCACCAGTAAAAGATGTGATAATAGACCTCTTTCAAAATTCACATCATCAACTCTAGATTGTAAATTCCAGCTATCAAATTGAATCTCAATCCAAAACGTTTTCGCCGATTGCGATATTTATCTGCAATAATTTTAAATCTTTTAAGCAAACCGATTACATTCTCAACCACAACTCTTTTGCTTGCAAGCTCTTGATTTTCTTGCTTTTGTTTCTTAGTCAATGGGTGCTTTTTCGTTTTTCTATGTGGCAATTCAACATTTGCGTGAATTTTTTGTAGACCTCTGTAACCGCTATCTGCTAGGACTTTGATACTTGGTAGTATGTGCACTTTTGACTCCTTAAAAAGCCGAAAATCATGTTTCCTACCATTTGAAAAAGACGTGCAAATGATCTTTTTGCTTTCTTTTTCCGAAATAATCTGTGTTTTTATACTGTGCTTTTTCTTTTTTCCTGAATAAAATCTTTTTTGCTTTTTTTGGGTCTTTCCACAGGAGTTTCTGTTGCATCTATCACTAAAACCTCATATTCTATATCACTTTTTAGAACCTCTTTTCGCCCTGGCAATGCAAAATCCGGATGTTTTACCAATGTATTTTCAATCCACTTTATGATTTTATAGGTCGTACTTTCGCTCATACCATAACTTCGACCAATGTGGAAATATGTCCGATATTCACGAAGATATTCCAATGCCATAAGTAGCCTGTCTTCTATACAGAGCTTGCTTTTACGCCCACTTTTTGCTTTTTTCCTTCTATCTTCTTCATCTAAAATTTCTACCATCCTGTTGAAAGTTGCCTTCTTTACTCCTGTCAGACGACGAAACTTCTCTTCATCTAACTCCTTAGTTTCTTCATATCTCATACTTTTAAATGTATGATTTTATACTAATTTTTTGCTCTTTTCCAATTTTGAAAGAAGTCTAATCACTGCGAGCTTCGAATTTGATGTGCCCGTGCGCTTTGATACAGATTACTTAAACGCTTCTATTGATGACTATGGAAGCAATAGCTGGAATAATATCCCCTTGGTGGAAGTGAAATTTTAGTTATATAGATCTACATCATAGTAGGGCTACCATAAATTGAAAAAATTAAGCACCACTGAGGCTCTATATTTAAATGAGCCTCAGTATATGTATCTGTTCAGCAGAGTGGCAAAATAAGGTAGACGAGAAAAGACAACTATAGGAACAAATGGGTGTCATGCAAGTAGCTGACACTGGCATCCAGTCCTTTTGCACAGTTCCATCAAAAACGTTGTAAAGCGTTTTCGTGTTTACCAACTTAGTGCCCAATCTGGATCCCAGACTGGGATGACAAGAAAGGGAGCACTGGAATTTTTGTTTCAGCATTAGCCATGCATCTGAACAGACAATGGCGTCAACTTAAGAACCTGTTTAAAATCTTCGTAATAAGAGAGAAATGAAGGAGAGAACAACCATCTGTAAGCTAGTGTTGAGTTTCCGCTCGCAATTTTTCCACAAACGCCTACATTTTTCCAACCAAGCAAAAGAACGCTCAACAACCCATCTCTTTGGCAATACAACGAAAGAGTGTAATTCACTTCGCTTTATTACCTCAACAGTTGCACCAATAGTAGCTTTTATTTGAGTTGCAAAATTTTCTCCTGTATAGCCAGCATCAACCAGTATATTTTTAACTTCAGAGAGGTTTTCTTCAGCCTTTTCCACCATTTCCACAGCACTGCTACGATCAGTTACTTCTGCCGTTGTTATATGAATTGCATGTGGCAAGCCTTGCGTATCAACTGCAATATGACGCTTTATGCCTGAAATCTTTTTACCTGCATCATAGCCCTTTTTTTCAGCAGTATCTGTGTTTTTAACACTTTGTGCATCAATTATACAGAAACTGGTTTTCTCTTTCCGACCATTGCTGATACGAACCTCTCCAACTAATTTTTTTTAAGACTACTTCCAGCAAGCTTGGTTCTGCTCCATTCTTTTTATTCCACATTTGAAAATAGTAATACACGTTCTCCCACCTTGGAAAATCTTTTGGCAGCATTCTCCACTGGCAGGCGCTTTTTAGGATATATAGCACTGCACAAAATACATCATACAAATCAAGTTTCCTTGGTTTTGTTTTCTTTCTGCTACTCTCCAGT
The nucleotide sequence above comes from Wolbachia endosymbiont of Oedothorax gibbosus. Encoded proteins:
- a CDS encoding DsbA family protein produces the protein MSRISFLLILIIAIASLPIINNWLAKRNQPLSDDYIGEKSDNYISRNFDKIVKTPKEESIKSSYAARDNVTKSKISQYKDQIFDLTYPYSGNENSSVVAAGFFDYSCGYCKTIKDDIKQLINDGKIKYIFRDAPILGNDSLRAAKSALAVYFIDKEKYFDFHYSALSHKGGFSDESILDIVKSIGIDEDDFNSSMKNNADKIEQMINGSKLLVRDLGVGGTPFLIIGDSLFIGATDLNVLRKKVDELSHKQD
- a CDS encoding Fic family protein; the encoded protein is MPIPNYTITSKIANCLMRIEAAKEKVLHLPLTVSMLSSLRETARLYTTHYSTMIEGNRLEPKQIEEVLSGKSHFPKYRRDENEVKGYYAALTQVEQWAARTIPITEKAIQTLHALVMASGKSKVKPTPYRDGQNVIRDSRTRAIIYMPPEAKDVPKLMSSMIDWIRDSEQVPYPIIAGIAHYQFVTIHPYYDGNGRTARLLTTLILYLGGYDLKGLYSLEEYYAKNLGAYYEAISVGPSHNYYMGRAEADITKWVEYFVEGMVNSFENVLQRINKEEYHADQTDLIRKLDPKQRKALELFGEFSMITASQVGELFNFKPRTSAQLCKKWVEMGFIEIIDFSNRGRKYKLSKQYEDLISN
- a CDS encoding IS5 family transposase (programmed frameshift), whose protein sequence is MRYEETKELDEEKFRRLTGVKKATFNRMVEILDEEDRRKKAKSGRKSKLCIEDRLLMALEYLREYRTYFHIGRSYGMSESTTYKIIKWIENTLVKHPDFALPGRKEVLKSDIEYEVLVIDATETPVERPKKKQKRFYSGKKKKHSIKTQIISEKESKKIICTSFSNGRKHDFRLFKESKVHILPSIKVLADSGYRGLQKIHANVELPHRKTKKHPLTKKQKQENQELASKRVVVENVIGLLKRFKIIADKYRNRRKRFGLRFNLIAGIYNLELMM
- a CDS encoding TIGR02217 family protein, translated to MSFTEIRFPENISYGSAGGPEFSTDVVTTHNGCEQRNINWSHARTRYNIAYGVRSNEQLTELITFFHARKGKAIGFRFKDWSDFIAINQEIGIGDDKKTTFQLMKTYISGKDKHTRMIKKPVHDTIKIYLDGEKTEKYSVNYSTGEITFIKPPVKDVIIDLFQNSHHQL
- a CDS encoding IS5 family transposase (programmed frameshift), which translates into the protein MQKSYPSDISQEQFEKIRPILESSRKKTKPRKLDLYDVFCAVLYILKSACQWRMLPKDFPRWENVYYYFQMWNKKNGAEPSLLEVVLKKLVGEVRISNGRKEKTSFCIIDAQSVKNTDTAEKKGYDAGKKISGIKRHIAVDTQGLPHAIHITTAEVTDRSSAVEMVEKAEENLSEVKNILVDAGYTGENFATQIKATIGATVEVIKRSELHSFVVLPKRWVVERSFAWLEKCRRLWKNCERKLNTSLQMVVLSFISLLLRRF